From the genome of Novosphingobium sp. TH158, one region includes:
- a CDS encoding amidohydrolase family protein, giving the protein MSARATTLAATALLSLVAAPALGQSVAVTNATLVIGDGSAPIKGGTVLVSGGKVVAAGTSVAVPAGTRMIDAGGKYVTPGIVVAVTDLGLVDVESDDTSNDTGAAKAPFGAALDYAPVINPSAQPIAISRAAGVTRAAVVGSAGSSIFAGQGAVIDLGNDPAAVVQPRAFQYVELGEDGGRIAGGSRVAAHTALRNALAEARDLARRHGPNVAAADMRLSTTSPERPGDALLNRFDAAALVPVVNGLQPLYVRAERASDIRAALALKNDFPLLKLVIVGATEGWLAAADLVAARVPVIASPLRDLPSDFEHLAATQSNVGRMAAAGVKVSLGAFFDQPRHATQYAGNLVGLTRVPRASGLTWAKALAAITSGPAEAIGMGDKFGSLKPGKAGDLVIWDGDPLEMTSGVVSVFIDGVEQPLDNHQSRLRDRYKTPQEGVLPKAYDW; this is encoded by the coding sequence ATGAGCGCCCGCGCAACCACCCTTGCAGCAACGGCGCTGCTCTCGCTTGTCGCGGCACCGGCGCTTGGCCAGTCCGTCGCGGTGACAAACGCGACGCTTGTGATCGGCGATGGCTCGGCCCCCATCAAGGGCGGCACCGTGCTGGTTAGCGGCGGCAAGGTTGTCGCCGCAGGCACCAGTGTGGCCGTGCCTGCCGGCACGCGAATGATCGATGCCGGTGGCAAGTATGTCACCCCGGGCATCGTCGTCGCAGTGACCGATCTCGGTCTGGTCGACGTCGAATCGGACGATACCAGCAACGATACCGGCGCAGCCAAGGCCCCCTTCGGCGCCGCGCTCGATTATGCACCGGTGATCAATCCCAGCGCTCAGCCGATCGCCATCAGCCGCGCAGCCGGCGTAACGCGGGCGGCAGTCGTTGGCAGCGCCGGCAGCTCGATCTTCGCCGGACAGGGTGCGGTGATCGATCTGGGCAACGATCCCGCCGCCGTGGTCCAGCCGCGCGCCTTCCAGTACGTCGAACTTGGCGAAGACGGTGGCCGGATCGCCGGTGGCAGCCGCGTTGCCGCGCATACTGCGCTGCGCAATGCCCTGGCCGAAGCGCGCGACCTGGCTCGCCGCCACGGCCCCAACGTCGCCGCAGCCGACATGCGCCTGTCGACGACCAGCCCCGAACGGCCCGGCGATGCCCTGCTCAACCGCTTCGATGCGGCAGCGCTGGTACCGGTGGTGAACGGCCTCCAGCCGCTCTACGTGCGGGCGGAACGCGCGTCAGATATCCGCGCCGCCCTGGCGCTGAAGAACGATTTCCCGCTGCTCAAGCTGGTGATCGTCGGCGCGACCGAAGGATGGCTGGCAGCAGCCGACCTCGTCGCCGCGCGCGTTCCGGTCATCGCCTCGCCGCTGCGCGACCTGCCGAGCGACTTCGAGCACCTTGCCGCGACGCAATCGAACGTCGGGCGCATGGCTGCGGCCGGGGTGAAGGTTTCGCTCGGCGCGTTCTTCGACCAGCCGCGCCATGCCACGCAATATGCCGGCAACCTCGTCGGTCTGACGCGGGTTCCGCGCGCCAGCGGGCTCACGTGGGCCAAGGCACTCGCCGCGATCACCTCGGGCCCCGCCGAAGCCATCGGCATGGGCGACAAGTTCGGCAGCCTCAAGCCCGGCAAGGCCGGCGACCTGGTGATCTGGGACGGCGATCCGCTGGAAATGACCAGCGGCGTGGTTTCGGTGTTCATCGATGGCGTCGAACAGCCGCTCGACAACCACCAGAGCCGCCTGCGCGACCGTTACAAGACGCCGCAGGAAGGGGTGCTGCCGAAAGCTTACGATTGGTGA
- a CDS encoding VOC family protein — protein MSIPAASIPLCMVHTADRARSRPFYSGVLGLRELGEDDHAVTYDLGNRTPMRLTEIPGHVPSGHTVLGWHVSDIRATMADLKAKGVTFHIYEGFDQDADGVWHAPGGGAKIAWFSDPEGNGLSLTQFG, from the coding sequence ATGAGCATTCCCGCCGCCTCCATTCCGCTGTGCATGGTTCACACCGCCGACCGGGCTCGCAGCAGGCCGTTTTATTCGGGCGTGCTGGGGCTGCGCGAGCTGGGCGAGGACGACCACGCCGTGACTTACGACTTGGGCAACCGCACGCCCATGCGGCTGACGGAAATCCCGGGCCACGTGCCGTCGGGCCATACCGTGCTTGGCTGGCACGTGTCCGATATCCGCGCCACCATGGCGGACCTGAAGGCGAAGGGCGTGACCTTCCACATCTATGAAGGGTTCGATCAGGACGCGGACGGCGTCTGGCACGCTCCGGGTGGCGGCGCGAAGATCGCCTGGTTTTCCGATCCTGAAGGAAACGGCCTGAGCCTTACCCAGTTCGGGTAA
- the msrA gene encoding peptide-methionine (S)-S-oxide reductase MsrA, producing MKRGLALIPLLLVLSACQQGVAASARDSAVNAPAAARKSAEPAGLKVAVFSGGCFWGTEAVFSHVKGVTSAVSGYQGGSRSSATYDRVKDSNTGHAESVRVTYDPAQVRYDQLLQIFFSVIADPTQLNRQGPDVGTQYRSALVPQNAEQKLVASAYLAQLRASGLWRAPIVTRIEPSKGFYAAEAEHQDFAARNPQHPYITYWDVPKLAALKRLFPGLYKPSFTKG from the coding sequence ATGAAGCGCGGCCTCGCGCTTATCCCGCTTCTACTGGTCCTTTCCGCCTGCCAGCAGGGCGTGGCGGCCTCTGCGCGTGACAGCGCAGTCAATGCGCCTGCCGCCGCGCGCAAGTCGGCTGAGCCGGCAGGCCTGAAAGTCGCGGTATTTTCGGGCGGCTGCTTCTGGGGAACCGAGGCGGTGTTCAGTCATGTGAAGGGCGTGACCAGTGCGGTTTCCGGTTATCAGGGCGGCAGCCGCAGCTCTGCAACCTATGACCGGGTGAAGGACAGCAATACCGGACACGCCGAATCCGTGCGGGTGACTTATGACCCCGCGCAGGTCCGCTACGACCAGTTGCTGCAGATATTCTTCTCCGTCATCGCCGATCCGACCCAGCTGAACCGGCAGGGCCCGGATGTCGGCACGCAATACCGCTCGGCACTGGTACCGCAGAACGCGGAACAGAAGCTGGTGGCTTCTGCCTACCTTGCCCAGCTGCGCGCATCCGGCCTGTGGCGCGCGCCGATCGTCACGCGGATCGAGCCATCGAAGGGCTTCTATGCCGCGGAAGCCGAGCATCAGGACTTCGCGGCCAGGAATCCGCAGCATCCCTACATCACCTATTGGGACGTGCCCAAACTGGCGGCGCTGAAGCGCCTGTTCCCGGGCCTTTACAAGCCAAGCTTCACCAAGGGCTGA
- a CDS encoding peptide MFS transporter, producing the protein MKEMGLWNEGDWIAAIAVVVLGVFLAIGARVAIQKEPEFAGHPKGLYMLFFAEMWERFSYYGMRALLIFYLTQHWLFSDSKSNLIYGAYTSLVYITPVLGGYLADRYLGQRKAVLFGGLLLAAGHSLMAVEGVGGQNDPTINVFWAALAFIIVGSGFLKANISVMVGQLYKLTDVRRDGAYTIFYMGINLGAAIGTILVGYLGQTIGWGWGFGLAGIGMLAGLVVFVLGKNVLGGAGEAPAPLAKSKEWMLYGIGLASVAVIWALVQYQDVIQTLLIISGVSLLGYVLYESFKLPKEPRERMFAILFLISLNPLFWGLFEQAGGSMNLFTDRFVDRGDVPAAIFQSINPIYIILLAPLFAGLWVWLGKRGKEPSAPAKFGLALAQMGLANLVLVWGAEAFGLAAMTPVIFVFLYYLFATTAELCLSPVGLSAMNRLAPKFLASLIMGAWFYMTAVGNFVAGKIGEATGGHGGEMSKAKLLEIYELFGWISIGAAVLVLLLSPIVKRWMHLDTLEDR; encoded by the coding sequence ATGAAGGAAATGGGTCTCTGGAACGAGGGTGACTGGATCGCGGCCATCGCGGTCGTCGTCCTCGGCGTGTTCCTGGCAATCGGCGCGCGTGTCGCCATCCAGAAGGAACCGGAGTTCGCAGGCCACCCCAAGGGCCTGTACATGCTGTTCTTTGCCGAAATGTGGGAGCGCTTCTCATACTACGGCATGCGCGCACTGCTGATCTTCTACCTGACCCAGCACTGGCTGTTTTCCGACAGCAAGTCGAACCTGATCTATGGCGCCTACACCAGCCTCGTCTACATCACGCCGGTGCTGGGAGGCTACCTGGCCGACCGCTATCTTGGCCAGCGCAAGGCCGTGCTGTTCGGCGGCCTGCTGCTTGCCGCCGGCCACAGCCTGATGGCGGTGGAAGGCGTTGGCGGACAGAACGATCCGACGATCAACGTGTTCTGGGCCGCACTTGCCTTCATCATCGTCGGCTCGGGCTTCCTGAAGGCCAATATCTCGGTGATGGTCGGCCAGCTCTACAAGCTCACCGACGTGCGCCGCGATGGCGCCTACACCATCTTCTACATGGGCATTAACCTGGGTGCTGCCATCGGCACGATCCTTGTCGGCTATCTTGGCCAGACGATCGGCTGGGGCTGGGGCTTCGGCCTTGCCGGCATCGGCATGCTCGCGGGCCTCGTCGTATTCGTGCTCGGCAAGAACGTGCTTGGCGGCGCGGGCGAGGCGCCGGCTCCGCTCGCGAAGAGCAAGGAATGGATGCTTTACGGCATCGGCCTTGCCTCGGTCGCCGTGATCTGGGCGCTGGTCCAGTACCAGGACGTGATCCAGACGTTGCTGATCATCTCGGGTGTCAGCCTGTTGGGCTACGTGCTTTACGAAAGCTTCAAGCTGCCCAAGGAACCGCGCGAGCGCATGTTCGCCATCCTGTTCCTGATCAGCCTCAACCCGCTGTTCTGGGGCCTGTTCGAACAGGCCGGCGGCTCGATGAACCTGTTCACCGACCGCTTTGTCGATCGCGGCGACGTGCCGGCGGCGATCTTCCAGTCGATCAACCCGATCTACATCATCCTGCTGGCACCGCTGTTCGCCGGATTGTGGGTGTGGCTGGGCAAGCGCGGCAAGGAACCGTCGGCTCCGGCCAAGTTCGGCCTGGCGCTGGCGCAGATGGGCCTTGCCAACCTCGTCCTCGTCTGGGGTGCCGAAGCCTTTGGCCTGGCAGCCATGACGCCGGTGATCTTCGTCTTCCTCTACTACCTGTTCGCGACGACTGCGGAGCTGTGCCTCTCGCCGGTCGGCCTCAGCGCGATGAACCGGCTGGCACCCAAGTTCCTCGCCTCGCTGATCATGGGAGCATGGTTCTACATGACCGCGGTGGGCAACTTCGTCGCCGGCAAGATCGGCGAGGCTACTGGTGGCCACGGCGGCGAGATGAGCAAGGCAAAGCTGCTGGAAATCTACGAGCTGTTCGGCTGGATCTCCATCGGCGCGGCCGTGCTCGTGCTGCTGCTCTCCCCGATCGTCAAGCGCTGGATGCACCTTGACACGCTTGAAGACCGCTGA
- the ribB gene encoding 3,4-dihydroxy-2-butanone-4-phosphate synthase, whose protein sequence is MSKQLIDRVVELVSSGSMSRSGLARAAGLHANTLRDCGEDGWNPTAETLGKLERFLMANDDRPVLAPIEEIIDEARNGRMFILVDDEDRENEGDLIIPAQMATPQAITFMATHGRGLVCLCLTRERCEQLELPPMARENGTPLGTAFTVSIEAREGITTGISAADRARTVSVAIDGTKGKNDITSPGHVFPLQARDGGVLVRAGHTEAGVDISRLAGLNPSAVICEIMRDDGEMARLDDLVSFARLHGLKIGTIRDLIAYRRKHDRMVEKRAELPFTSKWGGDWKAITFYNKATGDENFALVKGKVDPDQPTLVRMHTLSVFSDIFGEEGDRADLLSRSMKMIADHGSGAIVVINRPMQRLMSKAIEIKSRVRAGEEAPTEELRDYGVGAQILAELGVHDMVLLTNTHHSLVALEGYGLSIVGERPIV, encoded by the coding sequence ATGTCAAAGCAGCTTATTGACCGCGTCGTCGAACTCGTTTCCTCCGGCTCCATGAGCCGTTCCGGCCTTGCCCGTGCGGCCGGGCTTCATGCCAATACCCTGCGTGATTGCGGGGAGGATGGCTGGAACCCGACTGCGGAAACGCTTGGCAAGCTGGAACGCTTCCTGATGGCCAACGATGATCGCCCCGTGCTCGCCCCCATCGAGGAAATCATCGACGAGGCGCGCAACGGGCGCATGTTCATCCTTGTCGACGACGAGGATCGCGAGAACGAGGGCGACCTTATCATTCCGGCCCAGATGGCAACCCCGCAGGCCATCACCTTCATGGCCACTCACGGGCGCGGCCTCGTCTGCCTGTGCCTCACCCGCGAGCGCTGCGAGCAGCTTGAGTTGCCGCCGATGGCACGCGAGAATGGCACGCCGCTCGGCACGGCTTTCACGGTCTCAATCGAGGCGCGCGAAGGCATCACGACCGGTATTTCCGCAGCCGATCGCGCCCGCACCGTCTCTGTCGCCATCGACGGGACCAAGGGCAAGAACGACATCACCTCGCCCGGCCACGTCTTTCCCCTTCAGGCCCGCGATGGCGGCGTTCTGGTCCGTGCAGGCCATACTGAGGCAGGCGTCGACATTTCGCGGCTGGCCGGCCTCAACCCCTCGGCGGTGATCTGCGAAATCATGCGCGACGATGGCGAGATGGCGCGGCTCGACGATCTTGTGTCCTTCGCCCGGCTGCACGGCCTCAAGATCGGCACCATCCGCGATCTCATCGCCTACCGCCGCAAGCATGACCGCATGGTCGAAAAGCGCGCGGAGCTGCCCTTCACCAGCAAGTGGGGCGGCGACTGGAAGGCGATCACCTTCTACAACAAGGCAACCGGGGACGAGAACTTCGCCCTGGTCAAGGGCAAGGTTGACCCTGACCAGCCCACGCTTGTGCGCATGCACACCCTGTCCGTGTTCTCTGACATCTTCGGCGAAGAGGGCGATCGTGCCGACCTGCTCAGCCGTTCGATGAAGATGATTGCCGATCATGGTTCGGGCGCGATCGTGGTCATCAACCGGCCGATGCAGCGGTTGATGAGCAAGGCCATCGAAATCAAGAGCCGGGTGCGCGCTGGTGAAGAGGCACCGACGGAGGAACTGCGCGACTATGGCGTCGGCGCCCAGATCCTTGCCGAACTGGGCGTGCACGACATGGTCCTGCTGACCAACACGCACCATTCGCTGGTTGCGCTTGAAGGGTACGGCCTGTCGATCGTGGGCGAGCGCCCGATCGTCTGA
- a CDS encoding integration host factor subunit beta, whose product MIRSELLQVLARENPELRAEEVERVVDIFFDEISERLAKGGRVELRGFGAFSTREREARQGRNPRTGESVSVPGKKVPYFKPGKEMRQRLNAD is encoded by the coding sequence ATGATCCGTTCCGAACTGTTGCAGGTTCTTGCCCGTGAAAATCCCGAACTGCGCGCCGAGGAAGTCGAGCGTGTTGTCGATATCTTTTTCGACGAGATCAGCGAGCGCCTGGCCAAGGGCGGACGTGTGGAACTGCGCGGCTTCGGCGCGTTTTCGACCCGCGAGCGCGAGGCTCGCCAGGGCCGCAACCCGCGCACGGGCGAATCGGTCAGCGTTCCGGGCAAGAAGGTTCCCTACTTCAAGCCCGGCAAGGAAATGCGCCAGCGCCTGAACGCGGACTGA
- a CDS encoding GntR family transcriptional regulator, with amino-acid sequence MSQNSQPVYLKLRDLIAAAIIDGTYAEGAMLPSVRAFAAEQGANPLTVAKAYQLFQLEGLVEVQRGVGMYVAPGAAEKLRGRERDLFLSREWPAIRAKMHMLGIDPAELLAEA; translated from the coding sequence ATGAGCCAGAACAGCCAGCCCGTCTACCTCAAGCTGCGTGACCTGATTGCCGCCGCGATCATCGACGGCACCTATGCCGAAGGCGCGATGCTTCCCTCGGTGCGGGCCTTTGCCGCCGAACAGGGCGCAAACCCGCTGACCGTGGCCAAGGCGTACCAGCTGTTCCAGCTCGAAGGACTGGTAGAGGTGCAGCGCGGGGTGGGCATGTATGTCGCGCCCGGTGCTGCCGAAAAGCTGCGCGGGCGCGAGCGGGATCTGTTCCTCAGCCGTGAATGGCCGGCAATCCGGGCGAAAATGCACATGCTGGGGATCGATCCGGCGGAACTTCTTGCCGAAGCGTGA
- a CDS encoding nuclear transport factor 2 family protein, giving the protein MCEARPAHTSGCDRQPACADLADDTAVVWSYGIAHHMVGKDEGCDEIIAGVQYRDKCRRTDDGWLIIERSIANQWVDMRKPA; this is encoded by the coding sequence GTGTGCGAAGCAAGGCCCGCGCATACATCAGGATGTGATCGCCAACCAGCATGCGCCGACCTGGCCGACGATACGGCAGTCGTCTGGAGCTATGGCATTGCCCATCACATGGTCGGCAAGGACGAGGGCTGCGACGAGATCATTGCCGGGGTCCAGTATCGCGACAAATGTCGCCGGACGGACGATGGCTGGCTGATAATCGAGCGCTCGATCGCGAACCAGTGGGTGGACATGCGCAAGCCTGCCTGA
- the dxs gene encoding 1-deoxy-D-xylulose-5-phosphate synthase: MTAHPATPLLDNVGTPDELRKLEPAQLRQLADELRAEMISAVGQTGGHLGSGLGVVELTVAIHYVFNTPDDRLIWDVGHQAYPHKILTGRRDRIRTIRQGGGLSGFTKRSESEYDPFGTAHSSTSISAALGFAVANKLAGTPGRGIAVIGDGAMSAGMAYEAMNNAKQAGNRLVVILNDNDMSIAPPVGGLSAYLARLVSSRPFLGIREIARRISRRLPEPLHRAAKKTDEFARGMAMGGTLFEELGLYYVGPIDGHNLEQLIPVLENVRDAAEGPCLIHVVTQKGKGYAPAEAAADKYHGVQKFDVITGEQVKSAGGPPSYTNVFAKALLAEAERDNTICAITAAMPSGTGLDKFETAYPDRYFDVGIAEQHAVTFAAGLAAQGMRPFAAIYSTFLQRAYDQVVHDVAIQNLPVRFAIDRAGLVGADGATHAGSFDITYLATLPNMVVMAAADEAELVHMTHTAALYDAGPIAFRYPRGNGVGVPLPQVPERLEIGKGRIVRQGSKIALLSLGTRLAESLKAADQLEAKGLSTTVADLRFAKPLDEELIRKLIATHEVVVTIEEGAIGGLGAHVLTMASDEGLTDTGLKIRTMRLPDVFQDHDSPDKQYDEAGLNAPHIVETVLKALRWNDAGVGEVRA, from the coding sequence ATGACCGCCCATCCGGCCACCCCGCTCCTCGACAATGTCGGTACTCCCGACGAACTTCGCAAGCTTGAGCCAGCACAATTGCGCCAGCTGGCCGATGAATTGCGCGCCGAAATGATCAGCGCCGTCGGCCAGACCGGCGGGCATCTTGGCTCGGGCCTCGGTGTCGTGGAGCTGACCGTGGCGATCCACTATGTGTTCAACACGCCGGATGACCGGCTGATCTGGGACGTTGGCCACCAGGCCTATCCGCACAAGATCCTGACCGGGCGGCGTGACCGCATCCGCACGATCCGGCAGGGCGGGGGGCTTTCCGGCTTCACCAAGCGCAGCGAAAGCGAATACGATCCCTTCGGAACGGCGCACAGCTCCACCTCGATTTCGGCGGCGCTGGGCTTTGCCGTGGCCAACAAGCTGGCCGGCACCCCGGGGCGCGGCATCGCGGTGATCGGCGACGGTGCGATGAGCGCGGGCATGGCCTATGAGGCGATGAACAACGCCAAGCAGGCTGGCAACCGGCTGGTCGTCATCCTCAACGATAACGACATGTCGATCGCCCCGCCTGTTGGCGGGCTCTCTGCCTACCTGGCCCGGCTGGTATCCTCGCGTCCGTTCCTCGGCATTCGCGAGATCGCCAGGCGCATTTCGCGCAGGCTGCCGGAACCGCTGCATCGCGCCGCCAAGAAGACGGATGAATTCGCCCGCGGCATGGCCATGGGCGGCACCCTGTTCGAGGAACTGGGGCTTTATTACGTCGGCCCGATCGACGGACATAACCTCGAACAGCTGATCCCCGTGCTGGAAAACGTGCGGGATGCCGCCGAGGGGCCGTGCCTGATCCATGTCGTCACCCAGAAGGGCAAGGGCTATGCCCCGGCCGAGGCGGCGGCGGACAAGTACCATGGCGTCCAGAAGTTCGATGTCATCACCGGCGAACAGGTGAAAAGCGCGGGCGGCCCGCCCAGTTATACCAACGTCTTCGCCAAGGCACTGCTGGCCGAAGCCGAGCGTGACAACACCATCTGCGCGATCACCGCCGCCATGCCGAGCGGCACCGGGCTCGACAAGTTCGAGACGGCCTATCCCGACCGCTATTTCGATGTCGGCATTGCCGAGCAGCACGCGGTTACTTTCGCCGCCGGTCTTGCCGCGCAGGGGATGCGGCCGTTCGCGGCGATCTATTCCACCTTCCTGCAGCGCGCCTATGACCAGGTGGTCCATGACGTCGCGATCCAGAACCTGCCGGTCCGCTTCGCCATTGACCGTGCGGGCCTCGTTGGCGCGGACGGGGCGACCCATGCTGGCTCGTTCGACATTACCTACCTTGCCACCCTGCCGAACATGGTGGTGATGGCCGCAGCGGACGAGGCGGAACTGGTCCACATGACGCACACCGCCGCGCTGTACGATGCCGGCCCGATCGCCTTCCGCTATCCGCGCGGCAATGGCGTGGGCGTGCCGCTGCCCCAGGTTCCCGAAAGGCTGGAAATCGGCAAGGGCCGCATCGTGCGCCAGGGCAGCAAGATCGCGCTGCTCTCGCTTGGCACGCGCCTCGCCGAAAGCCTGAAGGCGGCGGACCAGCTTGAGGCGAAGGGGCTTTCCACCACCGTCGCCGACCTGCGCTTTGCCAAGCCGCTGGACGAGGAACTGATCCGCAAGCTCATCGCCACGCACGAGGTTGTGGTGACGATCGAGGAAGGCGCGATCGGCGGGCTGGGCGCCCATGTCCTGACCATGGCAAGCGACGAGGGGCTGACCGACACCGGCCTAAAGATCCGCACCATGCGCCTGCCCGACGTTTTCCAGGACCACGATTCGCCGGACAAGCAGTACGACGAAGCCGGTCTCAATGCGCCGCACATCGTCGAAACCGTGCTGAAGGCGCTGCGCTGGAACGATGCAGGCGTAGGAGAAGTGCGGGCCTGA
- a CDS encoding Fur family transcriptional regulator gives MSGHHHHHEHHGRDLADAAQSALEAAGEQWTEMRADVFAALAERERPASAYDIAEDVSKQRGKRVAANSVYRILDLFVRTNLARRVESANAYVANSHPGCRHDCIFLICDSCGRAVHSDDDRLTGALVEAARAAGFADIRPVVEVRGICADCSEG, from the coding sequence ATGAGCGGCCATCACCATCATCACGAGCATCACGGCAGGGATCTGGCCGATGCGGCGCAGTCTGCGCTGGAAGCAGCCGGCGAACAGTGGACCGAGATGCGCGCCGACGTCTTCGCCGCACTTGCCGAGCGCGAGCGTCCCGCCTCTGCCTACGACATTGCCGAGGACGTATCGAAGCAGCGCGGCAAGCGCGTTGCCGCCAATTCGGTCTATCGCATCCTCGACCTGTTCGTGCGCACCAACCTCGCCCGGCGGGTCGAAAGCGCCAATGCCTATGTCGCCAACAGCCACCCCGGCTGCCGCCACGACTGCATTTTCCTGATCTGCGATTCGTGCGGGCGCGCCGTCCACAGCGATGATGACCGGCTGACGGGTGCGCTGGTCGAAGCGGCACGGGCGGCTGGCTTTGCCGATATCCGCCCGGTGGTCGAAGTGCGCGGTATCTGCGCGGATTGCAGCGAAGGCTGA
- a CDS encoding amidohydrolase: MKRNRTVRPGVCALAALALVLPVAGGAKEKNSKDKAAASPAVNFNKNPYPSTYRPFPGEPTALVGATVFDGEGRRIENGTVLFAEGKVVSVGGPDLAIPAGYRRIDAAGRFVTPGIIDIHSHLGDYPSPAVQGHSDGNEATAPTTADVWAEHSVWPQDPGFSRALANGGITALQILPGSANLMGGRSVTLKNVYSRTMQGMKFPGAPYGLKMACGENPKRVYGEKGRMPSTRMGNMAVNRATWIKAQDYRRKRDAGKLETRDLAMETLAGVLDGDILVHNHCYRADEMALVLDMAKEFGYKVSTFHHAVESYKIADLLKENGVCSAVWADWWGFKMEAYDAIPENAALINKAGACTVIHSDDENGIQRLNQEAAKVQGDARRAGINIADEEVIRWLTLNPATAMGIASQTGSLAQGKMADVVLWNAHPLSTYARPDKVWIDGALMYDAADPKRRPVSDFELGQPGEGDVK; encoded by the coding sequence ATGAAACGTAACCGTACCGTCCGCCCGGGCGTTTGCGCGCTGGCCGCGCTCGCCCTTGTCCTGCCGGTTGCCGGCGGGGCGAAGGAAAAGAACAGCAAGGACAAGGCAGCCGCCTCGCCCGCGGTGAACTTCAACAAGAACCCCTATCCATCGACGTACCGGCCCTTCCCGGGCGAGCCGACCGCGCTGGTCGGGGCGACGGTGTTCGATGGCGAAGGGCGCCGCATCGAGAACGGCACCGTGCTGTTCGCCGAAGGCAAGGTTGTCAGCGTCGGCGGACCGGACCTGGCGATCCCTGCCGGCTACCGCCGCATCGATGCTGCCGGCCGCTTCGTTACGCCCGGCATCATCGACATCCACAGCCACCTGGGCGACTATCCCTCGCCCGCGGTGCAGGGCCACAGCGACGGCAACGAGGCAACGGCACCGACCACCGCCGATGTCTGGGCGGAGCATTCCGTCTGGCCGCAGGACCCCGGCTTTTCCCGCGCGCTGGCCAATGGCGGCATCACCGCGCTGCAGATCCTGCCCGGTTCGGCCAACCTGATGGGTGGCCGCTCGGTTACGCTCAAGAACGTCTATTCGCGCACCATGCAGGGGATGAAGTTCCCCGGCGCGCCTTACGGCCTCAAGATGGCCTGCGGCGAAAATCCCAAGCGCGTCTATGGTGAAAAGGGCCGCATGCCCTCTACCCGCATGGGCAACATGGCCGTCAACCGCGCCACCTGGATCAAGGCGCAGGACTATCGCCGCAAGCGCGATGCCGGAAAGCTGGAAACCCGCGACCTTGCGATGGAGACGCTCGCTGGCGTCCTGGACGGTGATATCCTCGTCCACAACCATTGCTACCGCGCTGACGAGATGGCGCTCGTCCTCGATATGGCCAAGGAGTTCGGCTACAAGGTCAGCACCTTCCACCATGCCGTGGAAAGCTACAAGATCGCCGACCTGCTGAAGGAAAACGGCGTGTGCAGCGCGGTCTGGGCAGACTGGTGGGGCTTCAAGATGGAAGCCTATGACGCCATCCCCGAGAACGCCGCACTGATCAACAAGGCCGGGGCCTGCACCGTGATCCACTCGGACGACGAAAACGGCATCCAGCGTCTCAACCAGGAAGCGGCCAAGGTGCAGGGCGATGCCCGCCGCGCCGGGATCAACATCGCTGACGAGGAAGTGATCCGCTGGCTCACGCTCAACCCCGCAACCGCCATGGGCATCGCCAGCCAGACCGGCAGCCTTGCCCAGGGCAAGATGGCCGATGTGGTGCTGTGGAATGCCCACCCGCTGAGCACCTATGCCCGGCCTGACAAGGTGTGGATCGATGGTGCGCTGATGTACGATGCCGCCGATCCCAAGCGACGGCCGGTGAGCGATTTCGAACTTGGCCAGCCCGGCGAAGGAGACGTGAAATGA
- a CDS encoding LysR substrate-binding domain-containing protein, with product MSEVTSIKTVAARLRRMARTPSNSPQDGEGKPMRFSAATALPLILPEARSGVVPIVEKLAYVNKASINVVRRVNSLELLKQMVSGGQAHTVLPKSAIMRELREGSLAVCPIVDPVLNQPVSIGATRDCKVPRLVERADMILRHTLSALVASDAWPATLLFEPDTI from the coding sequence ATGTCCGAAGTCACCAGCATCAAGACCGTCGCAGCGCGCCTGCGCCGCATGGCACGCACTCCCAGCAATAGTCCTCAAGATGGCGAGGGAAAACCGATGCGGTTCAGCGCGGCAACCGCCCTGCCGCTTATCCTGCCCGAGGCCAGGAGCGGCGTGGTCCCCATCGTGGAAAAGCTCGCCTATGTGAACAAGGCGAGCATCAACGTAGTCCGGCGGGTGAATTCGCTCGAACTGCTGAAGCAGATGGTCAGTGGCGGGCAGGCCCACACGGTACTGCCGAAGTCAGCCATCATGCGCGAACTGCGCGAAGGCAGCCTGGCGGTTTGCCCGATCGTCGATCCCGTGCTCAACCAGCCGGTCAGCATCGGCGCAACGCGGGACTGCAAGGTGCCGCGTCTGGTCGAACGGGCGGACATGATCCTGCGCCACACCCTTTCGGCCCTCGTTGCCAGCGATGCCTGGCCCGCAACATTGCTGTTCGAGCCAGACACCATCTGA